A genomic window from Rhizobium sp. 007 includes:
- a CDS encoding DUF924 family protein — protein sequence MAKICTPEEVYSFWFEECSREQWFERTLSLDEEIRHRFRDTHLALAGGVIGAWHASPQNRLAAVVVLDQFPRNIYRNTPLAFATDGLALREAKLALDAGADQIVEKECRTFFYLPFEHAEDMAEQERSVMLFQALGDAEYLDYAIRHRDVIAAYGRFPHRNAISGRVSTTAELDYLARPGAGF from the coding sequence GTGGCCAAGATATGCACGCCGGAGGAGGTGTATTCCTTCTGGTTCGAGGAATGCAGCCGCGAGCAGTGGTTCGAAAGGACCCTCTCACTCGATGAGGAAATTCGGCACCGTTTCCGGGATACGCACCTGGCACTGGCGGGCGGCGTGATCGGCGCCTGGCATGCGAGCCCGCAGAACCGGCTCGCCGCGGTCGTCGTGCTCGATCAGTTTCCGCGGAATATCTATCGGAACACGCCGCTTGCGTTTGCGACCGACGGATTGGCGCTGCGCGAGGCGAAACTGGCGCTCGATGCCGGTGCCGATCAGATCGTCGAGAAAGAATGCAGGACATTCTTCTACCTGCCTTTCGAGCATGCCGAGGACATGGCGGAGCAGGAGCGGTCGGTGATGCTGTTTCAGGCGCTTGGCGATGCGGAATATCTCGATTATGCCATTCGCCATCGCGACGTGATCGCTGCCTACGGCCGGTTTCCGCACCGCAACGCCATCAGCGGAAGAGTTTCGACGACGGCCGAACTGGATTATCTTGCCAGGCCCGGCGCCGGTTTCTGA
- a CDS encoding histidine kinase dimerization/phosphoacceptor domain -containing protein has protein sequence MRDSADDANLEIRILYIDDDETLALRLKENLARHGFAVEWVRDGAAGLKRIAEGGIDAVVIDHLLQTETGLDVLPQLMALPDHPPVIYATASDDTGIAVAALRAGADDYVLKGSSPDYFDLLAATLEQGLERARYRRETADAQEVIRQQRDRAEMLLAEVNHRIANSLGLVGALIRMQSSMTTDQVAIDALHETQMRINAIASVHRRLYNSRQIGTVQLDEYVENLLSELEASIRDDKRPHRIVLTAQPMDLPTDKVVTLGLIVSELVTNAFKYAYNEGVEGEIRVIVEQAGEQLRLVVEDDGAGFDHSSPAKGTGLGTKILTAMAASLKSELTYDPAHRGTRAILVFSID, from the coding sequence ATGCGTGACTCGGCTGATGATGCGAATCTCGAAATCCGCATCCTTTACATCGATGACGACGAAACGCTCGCGCTGCGGCTGAAGGAGAACCTCGCTCGCCATGGTTTCGCGGTGGAATGGGTGCGAGACGGCGCGGCCGGATTGAAGCGGATTGCTGAAGGCGGCATCGATGCTGTCGTGATCGACCATCTCCTGCAAACGGAAACCGGACTCGATGTCCTGCCGCAATTGATGGCGCTGCCGGATCATCCGCCGGTGATCTATGCGACTGCCTCCGACGACACCGGCATTGCCGTTGCGGCGTTGAGGGCGGGCGCCGACGATTATGTCCTCAAGGGCAGTTCCCCCGATTATTTCGATCTGCTTGCGGCGACGCTGGAGCAAGGGCTGGAACGTGCGCGCTACCGGCGCGAGACGGCTGATGCGCAAGAAGTGATCCGCCAGCAGAGGGACCGCGCCGAAATGCTGCTTGCCGAAGTCAATCATCGTATCGCAAACAGCCTCGGCCTTGTCGGAGCGCTGATCCGCATGCAGTCGTCGATGACGACGGACCAGGTGGCGATCGACGCGCTGCACGAAACGCAGATGCGCATCAACGCCATCGCGAGCGTCCACCGGCGCCTCTACAACAGCCGCCAGATCGGCACCGTGCAGCTTGACGAATATGTCGAGAACCTTTTGAGCGAACTCGAGGCTTCCATTCGCGACGACAAGCGGCCGCACCGAATCGTTCTGACCGCCCAGCCGATGGATCTGCCGACCGACAAGGTCGTCACGCTTGGCCTCATCGTCAGCGAACTCGTCACCAACGCTTTCAAATATGCCTATAACGAAGGTGTTGAAGGCGAGATCAGGGTCATCGTCGAGCAAGCGGGCGAGCAGTTGCGTCTCGTCGTGGAGGACGATGGCGCCGGCTTCGACCATTCCAGCCCCGCGAAGGGCACCGGCCTCGGCACGAAGATATTGACCGCGATGGCAGCAAGCCTCAAATCGGAGTTGACCTATGACCCGGCCCATCGCGGCACCCGGGCCATACTGGTCTTTTCCATCGATTGA
- a CDS encoding MFS transporter, protein MTTLQTSEKTDEAPSAGQAKIVALVVAVSFFMQILDGTIVATSLPQMAASFGVQPVSMSIGITVYMLSMSAFIPLSGWLGDRFGARRIFLASIGVFTGASLFCGLSGSLTEFIVARAIQGAGSALMTPVGRIIVLKSAPKSELVNAIALITWPALTAPVIGPVLGGFITTYASWHWNFLINIPIGLLGMALVLRFVPEQREENPGRLDVPGFILSGAGMTFVLAALELSVKREGSLLLVFAMLATGIVLSVMATRHFLKVENPLLDLSAFKVQTFAISTLSAGTACRIAINATPFLLPLLFQLGFGLNSIAAGTYLLVYFLGNLGMKAVTTPLLAQFGFRNVLCVNGLIAALCIIACGFFTPDTPLAVIYAILLAAGLSRSMEFTALNTLAFADISPAQRSSASTLSSMLQQAAMLLGVAVAAALLNISTALRSALEPALIDFRWAFLAVGLMGIMSSLRFFSLPADAGAEVSKHKRFQEK, encoded by the coding sequence ATGACAACACTACAGACGAGTGAAAAAACGGACGAAGCGCCGAGCGCAGGTCAGGCGAAGATCGTTGCGCTGGTCGTCGCCGTATCGTTCTTCATGCAAATCCTCGACGGCACGATCGTCGCGACCTCGCTGCCGCAGATGGCGGCGAGCTTCGGCGTGCAGCCGGTCTCGATGAGCATCGGCATCACCGTCTACATGCTGTCCATGTCGGCTTTCATCCCGCTTTCCGGCTGGCTTGGCGACCGTTTCGGTGCGCGGCGGATATTCCTGGCGTCGATTGGCGTCTTCACCGGGGCATCGCTCTTCTGCGGCCTTTCCGGCAGTCTTACGGAATTCATCGTCGCACGTGCGATCCAGGGCGCCGGAAGTGCGCTGATGACGCCGGTCGGGCGCATCATCGTTTTGAAGAGTGCGCCGAAGTCTGAATTGGTGAATGCGATCGCGCTCATCACCTGGCCGGCGCTGACGGCTCCGGTCATCGGACCGGTGCTCGGCGGCTTCATCACAACCTATGCAAGCTGGCACTGGAACTTCCTGATCAATATTCCGATTGGCCTTCTCGGCATGGCGCTCGTGCTGCGCTTCGTGCCGGAGCAGCGCGAAGAGAACCCGGGTCGTCTCGATGTGCCGGGCTTCATCCTGAGCGGTGCCGGAATGACATTCGTGCTTGCCGCGCTCGAGCTCTCCGTGAAGCGGGAAGGCAGCCTGCTTCTAGTCTTTGCCATGCTTGCAACCGGCATCGTGCTTTCCGTCATGGCCACCCGGCATTTCCTGAAGGTGGAAAATCCGCTGCTCGACCTCTCGGCGTTCAAGGTCCAGACCTTTGCGATTTCGACGCTCTCTGCGGGCACGGCCTGCCGGATAGCGATCAACGCCACGCCCTTCCTGCTGCCGCTGTTGTTCCAGCTCGGTTTCGGTTTGAACTCGATTGCCGCGGGCACATACCTGCTGGTTTATTTTCTCGGCAATCTCGGCATGAAAGCAGTGACCACGCCGCTGCTTGCGCAGTTCGGATTCCGCAATGTCCTTTGCGTGAATGGGCTGATTGCGGCTTTATGCATCATTGCGTGCGGCTTTTTCACGCCGGATACGCCGCTGGCGGTGATCTACGCGATCCTGCTTGCGGCCGGTCTTTCACGCTCGATGGAATTTACCGCGCTGAACACGCTTGCCTTCGCCGATATCAGCCCGGCGCAGCGCAGCTCTGCCTCGACATTATCAAGCATGCTCCAGCAGGCCGCCATGCTGCTCGGCGTCGCTGTTGCGGCGGCTCTGCTTAATATCTCAACCGCGCTTCGCTCGGCACTGGAGCCTGCGCTTATCGATTTCCGCTGGGCCTTTTTGGCGGTCGGCCTGATGGGGATCATGTCGTCGTTACGCTTTTTCAGTTTGCCTGCAGATGCCGGCGCGGAAGTGTCCAAGCACAAGCGCTTTCAAGAAAAGTGA
- a CDS encoding DMT family transporter — MSPTHSPLRGVLVAFAAYAVFAFSDASIKILHGAIPSYQVAFIGSIFGLVVLPVIKARDDSWLDIVQTSNRILWALRFVCGAIGAIASIIAFTKLPMAEAFCLLFLLPSFVTILSVIFLKEDVRWQRWTAVVVGFIGVLTVLRPGFRELSAGHLAAAIGGLSAAISIVILRAMGPAEKRISLYGAGLLGTLIVSGLLMLSDIAVPTPREWLFMASYGILGAIGNVLLMTAARFAPANLVAPPQYSQMIWAIVFGYLIFDDTIDLPMAAGIVLIICSGLLTLARERKRGTPLPAAVVSVDNQAPVSATVELAEASFDGVEHPAE, encoded by the coding sequence ATGTCCCCCACCCATTCGCCGCTCCGCGGTGTCCTCGTCGCATTCGCCGCCTATGCAGTCTTCGCTTTTAGCGATGCCTCGATCAAGATCCTTCACGGTGCGATCCCGTCTTACCAGGTGGCCTTCATCGGCTCGATCTTCGGCCTGGTCGTTTTGCCGGTGATCAAAGCGCGGGATGATTCCTGGCTCGATATCGTCCAGACATCGAACCGCATACTGTGGGCGCTTCGCTTCGTCTGCGGAGCGATCGGCGCGATCGCCTCGATCATCGCCTTCACGAAGCTGCCGATGGCGGAGGCCTTCTGTCTCCTCTTCCTGCTGCCCTCCTTCGTGACGATTCTCTCGGTCATCTTTCTTAAGGAGGACGTGCGCTGGCAGCGCTGGACGGCTGTCGTCGTCGGTTTCATCGGCGTGCTGACCGTGTTGCGGCCCGGCTTTCGCGAATTGTCGGCGGGCCATCTGGCGGCCGCAATCGGCGGCTTGAGCGCAGCCATTTCCATCGTCATCCTGCGGGCGATGGGCCCCGCCGAAAAGCGCATTTCGCTCTATGGCGCCGGGCTTCTCGGAACGCTGATCGTCAGCGGCCTTCTGATGCTCTCGGATATTGCCGTTCCGACGCCGCGCGAGTGGCTCTTCATGGCGAGCTATGGCATTCTTGGAGCGATCGGCAACGTGCTTCTGATGACGGCGGCCCGCTTCGCGCCCGCAAACCTCGTCGCCCCGCCTCAGTACAGCCAGATGATCTGGGCAATCGTCTTCGGCTATCTCATCTTTGATGATACCATAGATCTCCCGATGGCCGCCGGCATCGTTTTGATCATCTGCTCGGGCCTGCTCACGCTCGCCCGCGAACGCAAGCGCGGTACGCCGCTTCCGGCCGCCGTCGTCTCGGTGGACAATCAGGCCCCCGTCTCTGCAACGGTGGAGCTTGCTGAAGCCAGCTTCGACGGCGTGGAACATCCTGCCGAATAG
- a CDS encoding entericidin, which produces MPKSMLAFACLAALLLSSCGNTAWGLKRDGQEASRAMDDASHRVLSADSKKR; this is translated from the coding sequence ATGCCGAAATCCATGCTCGCCTTCGCCTGCCTCGCGGCACTGCTGCTTTCGTCTTGCGGAAATACGGCCTGGGGCCTAAAGCGTGATGGCCAGGAAGCGAGCCGCGCTATGGACGACGCGTCGCATCGCGTGCTGTCAGCTGATTCGAAAAAGAGGTAG
- a CDS encoding SPW repeat protein — translation MANTLMEGRRIQDWVNLVLAVCLFISPWVVGFAAEAAPTWNAWIVGIILGALAITALSAFAEWEEWANLVVGLWLIASPWALGFAASAAAMWTAVIMGVLVAAISLWAVWDVHHPHAHA, via the coding sequence ATGGCAAACACACTGATGGAAGGAAGAAGGATACAGGATTGGGTCAACCTGGTCCTGGCGGTATGCTTGTTCATCTCGCCATGGGTTGTCGGCTTTGCGGCTGAAGCCGCGCCGACCTGGAACGCATGGATCGTCGGCATCATTCTCGGCGCCCTGGCGATCACGGCGCTTTCGGCTTTCGCCGAATGGGAGGAATGGGCAAACCTGGTAGTCGGCCTATGGTTGATTGCCTCGCCATGGGCGCTCGGCTTTGCGGCCAGCGCAGCAGCGATGTGGACGGCCGTCATCATGGGAGTGCTCGTCGCTGCGATATCGCTATGGGCAGTCTGGGATGTTCATCATCCCCATGCTCACGCCTAG
- a CDS encoding HNH endonuclease, protein MTRHIQNRIKIREKQGGLCGGLMVLSDKPPRKQPPNAETMEHLRRRSEGGRNNRDNIALACKRCNEERGGMDWLLYTTYRRGELWELIECASPRAPRRGP, encoded by the coding sequence ATGACACGCCACATCCAGAACCGCATCAAGATTCGCGAGAAGCAAGGTGGTCTCTGCGGGGGACTGATGGTGCTGAGCGACAAGCCGCCGCGCAAGCAGCCACCAAACGCTGAAACTATGGAACACCTGCGGCGCCGCTCGGAAGGCGGCCGCAACAATCGCGACAACATCGCCTTGGCGTGCAAGCGCTGCAACGAGGAGCGCGGTGGAATGGATTGGTTGCTCTATACGACGTACCGTCGTGGAGAACTCTGGGAATTAATTGAGTGCGCGTCGCCCCGCGCGCCTCGGCGCGGGCCTTAG
- a CDS encoding helix-turn-helix transcriptional regulator — MITPSQSRAARALVEWSREQLAEVSRVALRTIVDFERGARAPREVTILAIERAFSDAGIAFLDGDYSGSGGPGVRLVAPAGKSIDADDTQMVQYREYLVNDAPPGAGG; from the coding sequence ATGATTACTCCCTCTCAAAGCCGCGCCGCGCGGGCACTCGTGGAATGGTCCCGTGAGCAGCTAGCAGAGGTCTCTCGCGTGGCTCTTCGAACGATTGTTGATTTCGAGCGAGGGGCCAGGGCGCCACGCGAAGTCACGATTCTCGCTATCGAGAGGGCATTTTCTGACGCTGGCATCGCCTTCCTCGACGGCGACTACTCCGGCTCAGGTGGCCCAGGTGTTCGGCTCGTGGCGCCCGCTGGCAAGTCGATCGACGCCGACGACACGCAGATGGTTCAATACCGCGAGTATCTCGTGAATGACGCGCCCCCAGGCGCTGGTGGCTGA
- a CDS encoding helix-turn-helix domain-containing protein: MEALAVPRLLSLPEVARTLNVSASTIHDLVRHGELAFVHAGRGTMRKHLTFSADEIASFIRRNTQRTYYAPGPKTARYGTRKRPHELAVERGTAIERAKLKEEPKK, translated from the coding sequence ATGGAAGCTCTGGCTGTGCCGCGGCTTTTATCCCTGCCGGAAGTCGCGCGCACCCTAAATGTGTCAGCGTCGACGATCCATGACCTTGTGCGCCATGGGGAGCTCGCGTTCGTTCACGCTGGCCGCGGCACAATGCGGAAGCACCTGACATTCAGCGCAGACGAGATCGCGAGTTTCATTAGGCGTAATACCCAGAGAACCTATTATGCCCCGGGACCGAAGACGGCCCGCTATGGAACGCGGAAGCGCCCGCACGAGCTCGCGGTCGAACGAGGAACGGCAATTGAACGCGCGAAGCTCAAAGAAGAGCCGAAGAAGTGA
- a CDS encoding AlpA family phage regulatory protein, translating into MTRKIPAEESVILISPKEVTRLTTLSRTQIDRYRADGRFPMPVIIGPKRMAYVRAEVIAWIKDRIANHRKPA; encoded by the coding sequence GTGACGCGAAAGATCCCAGCAGAGGAAAGCGTCATCCTTATCTCTCCCAAAGAAGTCACACGCCTAACCACCCTCAGCCGTACTCAGATTGATCGATATCGCGCCGACGGCCGATTTCCGATGCCCGTAATCATAGGGCCGAAACGCATGGCATACGTTCGCGCTGAGGTCATCGCCTGGATCAAGGATCGAATTGCCAATCACAGGAAGCCCGCATGA